The Acidobacteriota bacterium genome has a segment encoding these proteins:
- a CDS encoding L,D-transpeptidase: MRKLIVAAAAFLAFGPIFAAAKYFMNDQVGNDAEVQFPAMEAPWIVIEKAKRKLAVFDGELLIAEFGIGLGLAPDGDKAIEGDGRTPEGDFYVFTKNPESRFFLSLGISYPSREDAERGFAEGLISEEEHRAIADATDEKRMPPQKTKLGGEIYIHGGGEKSDWTEGCIALKNNEMQALFDAIPIGTPVTIKP, translated from the coding sequence ATGAGGAAGTTGATCGTCGCCGCCGCAGCGTTCCTTGCATTTGGGCCGATCTTCGCGGCCGCTAAATATTTTATGAATGATCAGGTCGGGAACGACGCCGAGGTGCAGTTTCCAGCTATGGAGGCACCGTGGATCGTCATCGAAAAGGCAAAACGAAAGCTCGCGGTGTTTGACGGCGAACTGCTGATCGCTGAATTTGGTATCGGGCTTGGGCTCGCTCCCGATGGCGACAAGGCGATCGAGGGCGACGGGCGTACGCCCGAAGGTGACTTTTACGTCTTCACCAAGAATCCCGAAAGCCGATTCTTCCTTTCCCTCGGAATTAGTTATCCGTCTCGCGAAGATGCCGAACGCGGCTTTGCCGAGGGCTTGATCTCGGAGGAGGAGCATCGAGCGATCGCCGATGCCACCGATGAAAAGCGAATGCCTCCACAAAAGACGAAGCTCGGCGGCGAGATCTACATTCACGGCGGCGGCGAGAAAAGCGACTGGACGGAAGGCTGCATTGCTCTCAAGAATAACGAAATGCAGGCACTTTTTGACGCGATACCGATCGGAACTCCGGTCACGATAAAACCCTGA
- the tsaE gene encoding tRNA (adenosine(37)-N6)-threonylcarbamoyltransferase complex ATPase subunit type 1 TsaE gives METHVCPSPEATFLLGEELGRQLHGGDAVLLHGGLGAGKTLFTKGVLNALDFDIDEVTSPSFTLVNLYRTDELDVYHIDLWRLEEGSDAAFGVGLDEMVEQENAVVMIEWAERLGGYRFPSRVFEVSIEGSGEGPRRVTITESS, from the coding sequence ATGGAAACGCACGTTTGCCCATCGCCCGAGGCGACCTTTCTGCTTGGCGAAGAGCTTGGCCGTCAGCTCCACGGCGGTGACGCCGTCTTGCTCCATGGAGGACTCGGTGCGGGGAAGACGCTTTTTACAAAAGGCGTATTGAACGCCCTTGATTTCGACATCGATGAAGTGACGAGCCCGAGCTTTACTCTCGTCAATCTTTATCGGACAGATGAGCTAGACGTTTACCACATCGATCTTTGGCGGTTAGAAGAGGGCAGCGATGCCGCTTTTGGGGTCGGGTTGGATGAGATGGTTGAACAGGAGAATGCCGTCGTCATGATCGAGTGGGCCGAGCGCCTCGGCGGCTATAGGTTCCCGTCGCGGGTGTTTGAAGTGTCGATCGAAGGCAGCGGCGAAGGGCCGCGGCGGGTAACGATCACCGAAAGCAGTTGA
- the cyaB gene encoding class IV adenylate cyclase — protein sequence MAIETEKKYRLDKPTMVAIADRLRELGAEFITERFEQNFIYRNGIPDETNAVLRIRKIGESTFLTYKERIKNDSEFKTKIEHETLVSDAEEMEFIVAKLGYKLAVVYEKHRKTFHLGDCEVVLDELPFGQYMEIEGEPKEILEVEKMLDAEAYQAETRGYSRLTVKYGKDEDGIKTARFGRARSA from the coding sequence ATGGCGATCGAAACCGAGAAAAAGTACCGACTCGATAAGCCCACAATGGTCGCGATTGCGGACAGGCTTCGGGAACTCGGCGCCGAATTTATCACCGAGCGGTTCGAGCAAAATTTCATTTACCGCAATGGCATTCCGGACGAGACCAATGCCGTTCTCCGCATCCGCAAGATCGGCGAAAGCACCTTTCTCACATATAAAGAACGCATCAAGAACGACTCCGAGTTTAAGACCAAGATCGAACACGAGACGCTTGTCTCGGACGCCGAAGAGATGGAGTTCATCGTCGCAAAGCTCGGCTACAAGCTGGCCGTCGTTTACGAAAAGCACCGCAAGACATTTCACCTCGGCGACTGCGAGGTCGTGCTCGATGAGCTTCCCTTCGGGCAATATATGGAGATCGAGGGCGAACCCAAAGAGATACTTGAGGTCGAAAAAATGCTCGACGCCGAGGCTTATCAAGCCGAAACGCGGGGCTACTCGCGGCTGACCGTGAAATATGGCAAGGACGAGGACGGCATCAAAACGGCCCGCTTCGGGCGAGCCCGCTCTGCCTAA
- a CDS encoding tetratricopeptide repeat protein: MKRASNLGPENALLRATLAEAYVSLRRSADARKQIDAVLAMQPNPSYIPEHEEAVEKAKKLLTRIN; the protein is encoded by the coding sequence TTGAAAAGGGCATCGAACCTCGGGCCCGAGAACGCCTTGCTCCGTGCGACGCTAGCCGAGGCTTACGTCTCGCTCCGCCGCTCGGCCGATGCCCGCAAACAGATCGACGCCGTGCTCGCAATGCAGCCGAACCCCAGCTACATCCCCGAACACGAAGAAGCCGTCGAAAAAGCCAAAAAACTCCTCACCCGCATTAACTAA
- a CDS encoding alpha/beta hydrolase, whose protein sequence is MAFIEKFVTTRSGLRFPYIEQGDAAGTPVIFLHGVTDSHRSWELVFPYLDPNLRAIAITQRGHGEASKPESGYSSSDLAGDLAEMMDALAIPAAVIVGHSMGSFAAQRFAVEYPDRVAALVLIGSFASCADNEGVKQFVAEAIDCLSDPIPAEFVAEFQASTVAKPISDEFFAQAVAESLKAPAHVWKAACHSMLETDHRPLLERIKARTLLIWGDQDAYFSIDDQERLLAGIEGSWLETYEGIGHAPHWEDPERTAKEIEAFVKDLAEDRSSAATGN, encoded by the coding sequence ATGGCATTCATTGAGAAATTCGTTACTACTCGCTCGGGGCTTCGGTTCCCGTATATCGAACAGGGCGACGCGGCGGGGACGCCCGTCATCTTTCTCCACGGCGTTACAGATTCGCACCGCTCGTGGGAGCTTGTTTTTCCTTATCTCGACCCGAATCTGCGGGCCATCGCGATCACCCAACGCGGCCACGGCGAGGCTTCGAAACCAGAGTCGGGCTACAGCTCGAGCGACCTTGCCGGCGATCTCGCCGAGATGATGGACGCTCTCGCGATCCCGGCGGCGGTCATCGTCGGCCACTCGATGGGGAGCTTTGCGGCGCAGCGTTTTGCTGTCGAGTATCCCGACCGGGTCGCGGCGCTCGTGCTGATCGGTTCCTTCGCGAGTTGTGCGGATAATGAGGGCGTGAAGCAGTTCGTCGCCGAGGCGATCGACTGCCTTTCGGACCCGATCCCGGCGGAGTTTGTGGCAGAGTTTCAAGCGAGCACGGTCGCAAAGCCGATCAGCGACGAGTTTTTTGCACAGGCGGTTGCCGAGAGCCTGAAAGCACCGGCGCACGTTTGGAAGGCCGCTTGCCATTCAATGCTCGAGACCGACCATCGGCCGCTGCTCGAGCGTATTAAGGCGCGGACGCTTTTGATCTGGGGCGATCAGGACGCCTACTTTTCGATCGACGATCAGGAGCGGCTGCTTGCCGGGATCGAAGGCTCTTGGCTGGAAACATACGAGGGCATCGGCCACGCCCCGCACTGGGAAGACCCGGAGCGGACAGCGAAGGAGATCGAAGCTTTCGTCAAAGACTTGGCTGAGGACCGGAGCAGCGCCGCAACCGGAAATTAG
- a CDS encoding ester cyclase translates to MESKELLQKWIDAFQRCDGDAVAECYADDAVNLQVAIGEPDVGKAAIRAGNDAFFAAFPDAWSRVENLIGDGDRAAWEWVGGGTWTGEFAGHQPTGRSFEIRGCGFFRFRDGKIIEQHGYWDKHSWFSQIGFPIE, encoded by the coding sequence ATGGAATCGAAGGAACTTCTACAAAAATGGATCGATGCCTTTCAGCGGTGCGATGGCGATGCCGTTGCGGAGTGCTACGCCGATGACGCGGTGAACCTGCAGGTGGCGATCGGCGAGCCGGACGTTGGAAAGGCCGCGATCAGGGCCGGGAACGATGCGTTCTTTGCGGCATTTCCGGATGCGTGGTCGCGTGTTGAAAACCTTATTGGTGACGGCGACCGGGCCGCATGGGAATGGGTCGGCGGCGGAACTTGGACAGGCGAGTTCGCGGGCCATCAGCCGACCGGACGGAGTTTCGAGATACGCGGCTGCGGCTTCTTTCGGTTTCGCGACGGCAAGATCATCGAGCAGCACGGCTATTGGGACAAGCACTCATGGTTCTCGCAGATAGGGTTCCCGATCGAATAA
- the coaD gene encoding pantetheine-phosphate adenylyltransferase produces MRRAIFPGSFDPLTNGHLDIIRRSIPLFDEIVISVLNNPDKNPMFTVEERCEMIGEILSELGGNGCHLRVASFSGLTAHFAREMEATAIVRGIRAVSDYEYELRMALMNRKLEPEIETVFLMAGEEYSYVSSTLMKQVVELGGRVEGLIPATVERRIRQKLGQTN; encoded by the coding sequence ATGCGAAGAGCTATCTTTCCGGGTTCTTTTGACCCGCTGACCAACGGCCACCTCGACATCATCCGTCGGAGCATTCCGCTCTTTGACGAGATCGTCATTTCCGTGCTTAATAATCCGGACAAAAATCCAATGTTTACGGTCGAGGAACGCTGCGAGATGATCGGCGAGATATTGTCCGAGCTCGGCGGCAATGGCTGCCATCTGCGGGTGGCGAGCTTCTCGGGGCTGACGGCGCACTTCGCCCGCGAGATGGAGGCGACGGCGATCGTCCGCGGCATCCGGGCCGTTAGCGATTATGAATATGAATTGCGGATGGCCCTGATGAACCGAAAGCTCGAGCCAGAGATCGAGACCGTTTTCCTGATGGCCGGCGAAGAGTATTCCTACGTCTCATCGACGCTGATGAAGCAGGTGGTGGAACTCGGCGGCCGCGTCGAAGGCCTCATCCCCGCAACCGTAGAACGCCGCATCCGCCAAAAACTCGGCCAAACAAATTGA
- a CDS encoding M20/M25/M40 family metallo-hydrolase — protein sequence MPRRGKEELTGVNFIGRIEGRSKEKAGKFIVITAHYDHVGIQNGQIYNGADDNASGTAALIAIASYFKKNRPEHSLIFVALDAEEMGLQGARHFVANLPVAKDAILLNVNMDMLSRSEKGELYAAGTYHYPQFKPALEAVQKKAKVKLLLGHDTPGSGRDDWTFQSDHGAFHREKIPFIYFGVEDHPDYHRPTDDFEKIDQDFYVKAVETVVEAVRMIDKATK from the coding sequence ATGCCCCGCCGTGGGAAAGAGGAGTTGACGGGTGTGAATTTCATCGGGCGTATCGAAGGCCGCTCGAAGGAAAAGGCAGGGAAGTTTATCGTCATCACGGCGCATTACGACCACGTCGGCATACAGAACGGTCAGATCTACAACGGAGCGGACGACAACGCCTCGGGGACGGCGGCGCTAATTGCGATCGCGTCCTATTTTAAGAAGAACCGGCCGGAGCATTCGCTGATCTTCGTCGCGCTCGATGCCGAGGAAATGGGCTTGCAAGGTGCGAGGCATTTTGTGGCGAATTTGCCGGTGGCGAAGGATGCGATCCTGCTCAACGTGAACATGGACATGCTCTCGCGGAGCGAAAAGGGCGAACTTTACGCCGCCGGGACGTATCACTATCCGCAGTTCAAACCGGCGCTCGAGGCGGTGCAGAAAAAGGCCAAGGTGAAGCTCCTGCTCGGGCACGATACGCCCGGCAGCGGCCGCGACGACTGGACGTTTCAATCCGACCACGGTGCCTTTCACCGCGAAAAGATCCCGTTCATTTACTTCGGCGTCGAAGACCACCCGGACTACCACCGCCCAACGGACGACTTCGAAAAGATCGATCAGGACTTCTATGTTAAGGCGGTAGAAACGGTGGTCGAAGCAGTGAGGATGATCGATAAAGCGACTAAGTAG
- a CDS encoding IS3 family transposase (programmed frameshift) yields the protein MKRSKFTEQQIVFALKQAETGVPVAEVCRKMGVSEATFYNWKKKYDGLGTAELRRLRQLEEENLQLKRVVADLSLDKQMLQDVLKKCLSAKQKKQLVRWLLDSYWVSERRACSVVAISRKVFRYIERPRDDRAVRRRIREIAETRVRYGFWRIHTVLRREGWRDNHKRTYRIYKEEGLNLRRKRPRRRKAAAHRMERPVLTGPHECWSMDFVADQLFDGSRFRVLTLVDNYSRECLEIEVGQSLKGPDVVNVMERIKQTRGLVPKRIQVDNGSEFISKVLDHWAYENDVTLDFSRPGKPTDNAFIESFNGSFRDECLNVNWFLSIEDAVEKIRAFKDDYNGFRPHSALCGLTPNEAVQNYQETRNPLV from the exons ATGAAGAGATCGAAGTTTACGGAGCAGCAGATCGTGTTTGCGTTG AAGCAGGCGGAGACCGGAGTTCCAGTCGCGGAGGTGTGCCGGAAGATGGGTGTGAGCGAGGCGACTTTCTACAACTGGAAGAAGAAGTACGATGGACTTGGAACGGCGGAGTTGAGGCGGTTGAGGCAGCTCGAGGAAGAGAATCTGCAGTTGAAGCGGGTGGTGGCGGATCTGAGCTTGGACAAGCAGATGCTGCAGGACGTGTTAAAAAAGTGTCTGAGTGCAAAGCAGAAAAAGCAGTTAGTAAGGTGGTTGCTGGATTCTTACTGGGTCTCGGAACGCCGGGCGTGTTCGGTGGTGGCGATCTCGCGGAAGGTGTTCCGGTATATCGAGCGGCCGAGAGATGACCGGGCAGTGAGGCGGCGGATCAGGGAGATCGCGGAAACGCGGGTAAGATACGGTTTCTGGCGGATCCACACGGTTCTCAGACGTGAAGGCTGGCGGGACAACCACAAGCGTACGTACCGCATATACAAGGAAGAGGGCTTGAACCTGAGACGGAAGAGGCCGAGAAGGCGAAAGGCGGCGGCCCATAGAATGGAGCGGCCAGTTCTTACCGGTCCGCATGAGTGCTGGAGCATGGACTTCGTCGCCGACCAGCTGTTCGACGGGAGCCGTTTTCGGGTCTTAACTTTAGTCGATAATTATAGTCGCGAATGTCTGGAGATCGAGGTCGGCCAGTCCTTGAAAGGCCCCGATGTTGTCAATGTGATGGAGCGCATCAAACAGACGAGAGGGCTTGTGCCAAAGCGAATACAGGTCGATAACGGCAGCGAGTTCATCTCGAAGGTGCTTGACCACTGGGCATACGAGAACGATGTCACGCTGGACTTCTCACGGCCGGGAAAGCCCACGGATAACGCCTTCATCGAGTCCTTCAACGGCAGCTTTCGCGACGAATGCCTGAACGTCAACTGGTTCCTGTCGATCGAAGATGCGGTCGAGAAGATCCGGGCATTCAAGGATGATTACAACGGATTCAGGCCGCACTCCGCACTGTGCGGCCTGACCCCGAACGAGGCAGTTCAAAACTACCAGGAAACCCGAAATCCTCTAGTTTAG
- a CDS encoding DUF2088 domain-containing protein, translating to MALQLRKKTHESIVYIDKDSAPRIMPFGEDFILEDIPVGTRVIYPNPPIKGLPNREAAIRYAVNHPIEMEPLYALLEPGMRVTIAMDDISLPLPPMALPDLRQTMLEVVLDMCAANGVDDIHLIIANSLHRKMTAWEMKRMVGDAIYNEYYPDRYYNHDAEDDDNLVTLGHTRHNEPLRVNKRAIESDLLIYLNINLVPMDGGHKSVAVGLCDYESLRAHHEPQTIRDSHSYMDPPASELNHKVIRLGKLVDEQCKVFHIETALNNKMFSDGYDILTRNEDDFSFMDRMKWEAMARTFSKMPRAARRKMLHAIPAQYELIGCFAGKTEPVHDKILDLNYRQYEIPVKGQCDILISGIPDISPYNVYSALNPLLVQVMALGYHFNMYRNKPLLRKGGVMIITHPCFDEFDHNFHPSYIEFFHRLLPESRDAFYLREKYEREFASNPAYIEMYRRGNAYHGAHPFFMWYWGENGRQHVGKVIVAGAENAHVPEMLGWERTDNLTEAIAMGRSYMGRNAEITMLHQPIIGLCNVSD from the coding sequence ATGGCATTGCAATTACGCAAGAAGACGCACGAATCGATCGTGTACATTGACAAGGACTCGGCGCCGCGGATCATGCCGTTTGGCGAGGATTTTATCCTTGAGGACATACCGGTCGGGACGCGGGTGATCTATCCGAACCCGCCGATCAAGGGCTTGCCGAACCGCGAGGCGGCAATCAGGTATGCGGTCAATCATCCGATCGAGATGGAGCCGCTGTATGCGCTGCTCGAGCCCGGGATGCGGGTGACGATCGCGATGGACGACATCTCGCTGCCGCTGCCGCCGATGGCCTTGCCGGACCTCAGGCAGACGATGCTCGAGGTGGTGCTGGACATGTGTGCGGCAAACGGCGTTGATGACATTCACCTGATCATCGCAAATTCGCTGCACCGCAAGATGACGGCGTGGGAAATGAAGCGGATGGTCGGCGATGCGATCTACAACGAATACTACCCCGACCGCTATTACAACCACGACGCCGAGGACGACGATAACCTGGTTACGCTCGGGCACACGCGGCACAACGAACCGCTCAGGGTGAACAAGCGGGCGATCGAGAGCGATCTGCTCATCTATCTCAACATCAACCTGGTCCCGATGGACGGCGGGCATAAATCGGTCGCCGTCGGCTTGTGCGATTACGAAAGCTTGCGGGCGCATCACGAACCGCAGACCATCCGCGATTCGCACTCCTATATGGACCCGCCGGCGAGTGAGCTGAACCATAAAGTGATCCGGCTCGGCAAATTGGTCGACGAGCAGTGCAAGGTTTTCCACATTGAGACCGCGCTGAACAACAAGATGTTCTCGGACGGTTACGACATCTTGACGCGGAACGAGGACGATTTTTCGTTCATGGACAGGATGAAATGGGAGGCAATGGCCCGGACCTTCTCAAAGATGCCGCGAGCCGCCCGGCGAAAGATGCTCCACGCGATTCCGGCTCAATATGAACTGATTGGATGCTTTGCCGGCAAGACCGAACCGGTGCATGACAAGATCCTCGATCTCAACTATCGGCAGTACGAAATTCCGGTGAAAGGGCAGTGCGACATCTTGATCTCGGGCATTCCGGATATTTCGCCGTACAACGTTTACTCGGCGCTCAATCCGCTGCTGGTGCAGGTGATGGCGCTTGGGTACCACTTCAATATGTACCGAAACAAACCGCTGCTCAGAAAAGGCGGCGTGATGATCATAACGCATCCGTGCTTTGACGAGTTTGATCACAATTTCCATCCGTCATACATCGAGTTTTTCCATCGGTTGCTGCCCGAATCGCGCGATGCTTTCTATCTGCGGGAAAAATACGAACGCGAGTTCGCGTCGAACCCGGCCTATATCGAGATGTATCGCCGCGGCAATGCCTACCACGGGGCCCACCCCTTCTTTATGTGGTACTGGGGCGAGAACGGCCGCCAGCACGTCGGCAAGGTGATCGTCGCGGGGGCCGAGAACGCTCACGTGCCGGAAATGCTCGGCTGGGAACGCACCGACAACCTGACCGAAGCCATCGCCATGGGCCGCAGCTACATGGGCCGCAACGCCGAGATAACAATGCTCCACCAGCCGATAATTGGGTTGTGTAATGTGAGCGATTAG
- a CDS encoding BrxA/BrxB family bacilliredoxin — protein sequence MPYPEIMIHGMRAELADLGIEETKSSEAVAEAVKATDGTLMVVVNSVCGCAAGGVRPGIAMALQASEAKPDRAITVFAGADIDATETAREFFTGYAPSSPAIGFLKNGQLVEMFERRDLEGRPPQVIAQALVEAFGKHCGKSEAAIG from the coding sequence ATGCCTTATCCCGAAATAATGATCCACGGTATGCGTGCCGAACTCGCCGACCTCGGCATCGAAGAGACCAAGTCCAGCGAAGCTGTTGCCGAAGCGGTAAAAGCGACCGACGGAACGCTGATGGTCGTTGTAAACTCCGTTTGCGGATGTGCGGCCGGCGGCGTGCGGCCGGGCATCGCGATGGCACTGCAGGCCAGCGAAGCCAAGCCGGACAGGGCGATCACCGTTTTTGCGGGTGCCGATATTGATGCGACCGAGACGGCTCGCGAGTTCTTTACCGGCTACGCACCGTCCTCGCCGGCGATCGGCTTCCTTAAGAACGGCCAGCTCGTTGAAATGTTCGAGCGCCGCGACCTCGAGGGCCGCCCGCCGCAGGTCATCGCCCAGGCACTCGTCGAAGCCTTCGGCAAACACTGCGGCAAATCCGAAGCCGCCATCGGCTAA
- the ppk1 gene encoding polyphosphate kinase 1 has product MERPANTRLRKRTPTKPKPTARPKPKTEMAAPEEPRLFNRELSWLEFNRRVLDEALNEEQPLLERLKFLSIFSTNLDEFFMIRVSGLKEQLEEGIVDPSPDGMMPADQLSEIGRRLRPMLKKQVACLQQSVLPELAATGVTIEPYKSLPIKERRKLDKYFRENLFPILTPQSVDSSHPFPYISNLSVNIGIFIEPNRQLTQKNLRHLFRQKRFARIKLPPSVPRLVPISEKKGRFTLIEEVISANARELFPNMKTGEGFLFRVTRDADIEIREDEAGDLMRTLEHELQRRRFRFPVRLEVSSAMPDRMLKVLTEGIGLTDQDVYKIDGFVDIPDLMQLYSLPRPSLKDKPFHPVHPAVLHDKKSVFDAVKKQDILLHHPFTSFTAVTDFLAEAAEDPNVQAIKICLYRTGKDSPVVRSLMRASQLGKQVTAVVELKARFDEENNIEWARRLENEGVHVVYGINALKTHSKVLLVVRRERDKLARYVHIATGNYNPFTAKLYTDLGLITADEDIGADATYLFNFLTGYSQQDTYRRMLVAPLNLRERFFDLVRRETANKKAGKEARIILKANSLTDEDLIEALYEASNAGVEIDLIIRGICSLRPGVPGLSENIRVRSVVGRFLEHSRVFYFKNAGADEFYFGSADWMQRNLDRRVEVVVPVLDEEIKTYLRDRFFDVYLRDNVNSKLLKPDGTYKKIAQGNAEPVDSQAEFVGEDLSF; this is encoded by the coding sequence ATGGAACGCCCAGCTAACACGCGTTTGCGAAAACGAACCCCGACAAAGCCGAAACCGACCGCCCGGCCGAAACCAAAAACCGAAATGGCCGCGCCTGAGGAACCGCGTCTTTTTAACCGCGAGTTGAGCTGGCTTGAGTTCAACCGCCGCGTGCTCGACGAGGCTCTTAACGAGGAGCAGCCTCTGCTCGAACGGCTCAAGTTCCTTTCGATCTTCTCGACCAACCTCGATGAGTTCTTCATGATCCGTGTCTCGGGCCTTAAGGAACAGCTTGAAGAGGGCATCGTCGATCCTTCGCCGGACGGGATGATGCCCGCCGACCAGCTTTCCGAGATCGGCCGCCGGCTCCGCCCGATGCTCAAAAAACAGGTGGCATGTCTTCAGCAATCCGTCCTGCCGGAGCTTGCCGCCACCGGCGTCACCATCGAGCCTTACAAATCGCTGCCGATAAAGGAGCGTCGGAAGCTCGACAAGTATTTTCGCGAGAACCTTTTCCCGATTTTGACGCCGCAGTCGGTCGATTCGAGCCACCCGTTCCCGTATATTTCGAACCTTAGCGTCAACATCGGCATCTTCATCGAGCCCAATCGGCAGCTCACGCAAAAGAACCTGCGTCACCTATTCCGGCAGAAGCGGTTTGCTCGCATCAAGCTGCCGCCGAGCGTCCCGCGGCTCGTGCCGATCAGCGAAAAGAAAGGCCGTTTCACACTTATCGAAGAGGTGATCTCGGCAAACGCCCGGGAGCTTTTTCCGAACATGAAGACCGGCGAAGGGTTTCTTTTTCGGGTTACCCGCGATGCAGATATCGAGATCCGCGAAGACGAGGCTGGCGACCTTATGCGGACGCTTGAACACGAACTTCAGCGACGGCGCTTTCGCTTTCCCGTAAGGCTGGAGGTTTCATCGGCGATGCCGGATAGAATGCTGAAGGTGCTGACCGAGGGCATCGGCCTTACGGATCAAGACGTTTACAAGATCGACGGGTTTGTGGATATTCCCGACCTGATGCAGCTTTATTCGCTGCCGCGGCCTTCGCTCAAAGACAAACCGTTTCATCCGGTCCATCCGGCGGTGCTTCACGACAAGAAAAGTGTTTTTGACGCCGTCAAGAAGCAGGATATTCTGCTTCATCATCCGTTCACATCATTCACCGCGGTAACGGATTTTCTTGCTGAGGCGGCCGAAGACCCGAATGTGCAGGCGATCAAGATCTGTCTTTACCGCACAGGCAAGGATTCACCTGTCGTTCGCTCGCTCATGCGGGCCAGCCAATTAGGAAAGCAGGTCACAGCGGTTGTCGAGCTCAAGGCGCGGTTTGACGAAGAGAACAACATAGAATGGGCACGGCGGCTTGAGAACGAAGGCGTTCACGTCGTTTACGGCATCAACGCGCTCAAGACGCACTCGAAAGTGCTGCTGGTCGTCCGCCGCGAACGCGACAAGCTTGCCCGCTATGTCCACATAGCGACCGGAAACTACAATCCCTTTACCGCAAAGCTTTATACCGATCTAGGGCTGATCACTGCCGATGAAGACATCGGGGCGGATGCGACCTATCTTTTCAATTTCCTGACCGGATATTCGCAGCAGGATACTTACCGGCGAATGCTCGTCGCGCCTCTAAACCTTCGCGAGCGGTTCTTCGATCTCGTCCGCCGCGAGACCGCAAACAAAAAAGCCGGAAAGGAAGCTCGCATCATTTTGAAGGCGAACAGCCTTACCGATGAGGACCTTATCGAAGCGCTTTATGAGGCTTCGAACGCGGGAGTGGAGATCGACCTGATTATTCGCGGCATTTGTTCGCTGCGGCCGGGTGTTCCGGGGCTTTCGGAGAACATTCGCGTTCGTTCGGTAGTCGGGCGATTTCTCGAACACAGCCGCGTTTTCTACTTCAAAAATGCGGGAGCCGATGAGTTCTATTTCGGCAGTGCCGATTGGATGCAACGAAATCTTGACCGCCGCGTCGAGGTCGTTGTGCCGGTGCTCGACGAAGAGATCAAGACCTATCTTCGCGACCGATTCTTTGACGTTTATCTCCGCGACAACGTCAATTCCAAATTGCTGAAGCCCGATGGGACCTACAAGAAAATCGCACAAGGAAATGCCGAGCCGGTCGATTCGCAGGCGGAGTTCGTCGGCGAGGACCTGAGCTTTTAG
- a CDS encoding type II toxin-antitoxin system Phd/YefM family antitoxin has product MSFNIKEAKENLDLILDLAESGRPQVIKRGTKEVAVIVSARDWKQIEIGGPGNSVRYREKRGSDDS; this is encoded by the coding sequence ATGTCATTCAATATTAAAGAAGCGAAAGAGAATTTAGACCTTATCTTGGACCTCGCCGAGAGCGGTCGTCCGCAAGTGATCAAGCGCGGCACGAAGGAAGTGGCTGTCATCGTTTCGGCCCGGGACTGGAAACAGATTGAAATCGGAGGACCAGGGAATTCTGTCCGTTACAGAGAAAAACGCGGCAGCGATGACAGTTAA
- a CDS encoding GxxExxY protein: protein MNEETRFHPNDEHGARPGQYILVEETYAIVGAALEVYHRLGIGFAEPVYQEALEIEFGLRNIPFEREKWLQVDYKGRELKKQYKADFLCFGEIIVELKAERALTTIDWSQVINYLKAGQLRVGLLFNFGHPRFLEKKRLIV, encoded by the coding sequence ATGAATGAAGAGACAAGATTTCATCCGAATGACGAGCACGGGGCGAGACCCGGGCAGTACATACTTGTCGAAGAAACGTACGCGATCGTCGGAGCGGCTTTGGAGGTCTATCATCGCTTGGGAATTGGATTTGCCGAACCTGTTTACCAGGAAGCATTGGAGATCGAGTTTGGTTTGAGAAATATTCCGTTTGAACGCGAAAAATGGCTACAGGTCGATTACAAGGGACGTGAATTGAAGAAGCAGTACAAGGCCGATTTCTTGTGCTTCGGGGAGATAATTGTCGAACTCAAAGCCGAGAGAGCATTAACGACAATTGATTGGTCTCAGGTGATCAACTATTTGAAAGCGGGTCAGTTGAGGGTAGGGCTTCTTTTCAACTTTGGACACCCAAGATTTTTGGAAAAGAAACGATTGATCGTCTGA